The following coding sequences are from one Oscillatoria sp. FACHB-1406 window:
- a CDS encoding SH3 domain-containing protein, whose translation MKRHARTILSLTTSALATLSLTTTATGTQARSQTEFNQTIAQANPVVHCLVVGIERGQLAVRRSPNGQAIAGLNNDNVVRFIRSQDTSWYYVRVVRGPNQRVNGIEGWVNSQYLECGWD comes from the coding sequence ATGAAAAGACACGCCAGAACTATTCTGAGTCTCACCACAAGTGCGCTCGCAACTCTGAGTTTAACTACTACTGCAACAGGTACTCAAGCCCGATCGCAAACAGAATTCAATCAAACTATTGCCCAAGCTAATCCAGTTGTTCATTGTTTAGTTGTAGGAATTGAACGGGGACAGTTAGCAGTTCGCCGTAGCCCGAATGGACAAGCAATAGCTGGGCTAAATAATGATAATGTAGTTCGGTTTATTCGCAGTCAAGATACTTCTTGGTATTATGTTCGCGTAGTTCGCGGTCCTAACCAGCGAGTCAATGGCATTGAAGGATGGGTCAACAGTCAGTATCTTGAATGTGGTTGGGATTAA
- a CDS encoding HEAT repeat domain-containing protein, with protein MEIAIAKLASSVASAVAPLAVKTVQTKLNPSEVEKAIRAGIVAARDREATLPPEQSLFYRSEPDFVDRFLQQFLSGEGVLNELGKPLIGGDLPDVAYLAKEFARSADKNDKIDLQTAEIESWLQEFVKHYFQGTSTYLKFQVAKEDYLRQLCEQYDDVKFAGMPVAGQESEKCAQLAEIFVMPDVMEEGRANRFERLLETFPDRQAQLWEEQRQRAMLENPSTVKYSARELIKRGSKAVLLGAPGSGKTTLTGYFVTVFARNWQDEIKELGFDPQRDILPVPIRIRDLARFQDLSILDYLKQNAEKSLCVKTLPAGFFQHWLEDGRALILLDGLDEVANEAQRYKVVERIECFLKQFGSNRALITSRPAGYRRDFFGTAEFPHFELQPFDKEKIDVFIDQWYNSRFPDPREAERRKASLRKALEESERLTRLASNPLLLTIIVLIHRYQAILPRDRHKLYDKAVETLITAWDANKEISSEKSLKYLNLDDVRRLMERLAYWIHSQGGTGDAEGGTLIDRDELLEQLTAEIKQVAGVERYKAAEEAKRFITLVRDRTGLLNEQGQDCYAFVHKTFQEYLCAQEIQYRHDEEDFEVVIEHIQEHLHDPHWQEVLLLLVAQQKPKKAIRAIRAILERGSEYECWLHHDLLFASRCLGEFSKGLLAADGALVGEILQRLVALEVDKRVGWKVGGQVFKVLCKLGETELEGQALKLLKARKSEIGKSRLQQYQAALGEEEVAIQALLSCFQDKDSSVRWRAANTLGKLRNSNPAVIEALLKCLQDKDPRVRWKTAEALQNWGNSNPAVIEALLKCLQDEHRLVRSSAAEALRKLGNSNPAVIEALLKCLQDEHSLVRWKTAEALQNWGNSNPTVIEALLKCLQDEHPLVRWKTAEALQNWENSNPPVIEALLKCLQDKDSNVRSSAAGALGKLGNSNPPVIEALLKCLQDKDSSLRSSAAGALGKLGNSNPPVIEALLSCLQDKDSSLRSSAADALGNLGNSNPAVIKALLSCLQDKDSSLRWSAAEALGKLGNSNPTVIEALLECLQEPLLTSNALGELGKQSDVILPALEQWLQQYQDTEFIGAGIDALWQLVEEQ; from the coding sequence ATGGAAATCGCGATCGCAAAACTCGCCAGTTCGGTAGCCAGTGCGGTGGCACCCCTTGCCGTTAAAACCGTACAAACCAAATTGAATCCGAGCGAAGTTGAAAAAGCCATTCGCGCCGGAATTGTTGCCGCCCGCGATCGCGAAGCCACTCTACCGCCCGAACAATCGCTCTTTTACCGCTCCGAACCGGATTTCGTCGATCGCTTCCTCCAGCAGTTTTTGAGTGGCGAAGGGGTGTTAAATGAGTTGGGCAAACCCTTGATCGGCGGCGATTTGCCCGATGTCGCATACTTGGCAAAAGAGTTCGCGCGATCGGCTGATAAAAACGACAAAATCGACTTACAAACTGCGGAAATCGAATCATGGCTCCAGGAATTTGTCAAGCATTATTTCCAGGGAACTAGCACTTACTTAAAATTTCAGGTTGCAAAGGAAGACTATCTGCGGCAACTGTGCGAACAGTACGACGATGTAAAATTTGCCGGAATGCCCGTTGCCGGTCAAGAAAGCGAGAAATGCGCCCAACTCGCCGAAATCTTCGTCATGCCTGATGTTATGGAGGAAGGGCGAGCGAACCGCTTCGAGCGCTTGTTAGAAACGTTTCCCGACCGTCAGGCGCAATTGTGGGAAGAACAGCGACAGCGCGCGATGCTCGAAAATCCCAGCACCGTAAAATATTCGGCGCGGGAACTCATTAAACGCGGCAGCAAAGCCGTTTTATTGGGTGCGCCCGGTTCTGGAAAAACGACGCTGACGGGGTATTTTGTCACCGTTTTTGCTCGCAATTGGCAGGATGAAATTAAGGAACTCGGATTCGACCCCCAGCGCGATATCTTGCCCGTTCCCATTCGCATTCGCGACCTTGCACGCTTTCAAGACCTCAGCATCCTCGACTACCTCAAACAGAATGCCGAGAAAAGTTTGTGCGTGAAAACTTTGCCTGCCGGATTCTTTCAGCATTGGCTTGAGGACGGGCGCGCGTTGATTTTGCTCGATGGGTTGGATGAAGTCGCCAACGAAGCGCAACGGTACAAAGTCGTGGAACGCATCGAGTGTTTTTTAAAGCAATTTGGCAGCAATCGCGCCCTGATTACCTCGCGTCCGGCGGGATATCGTCGCGACTTTTTTGGCACCGCAGAATTTCCCCACTTCGAGTTGCAGCCCTTCGATAAGGAAAAAATCGATGTCTTTATCGACCAGTGGTACAATAGCCGTTTTCCCGACCCGCGCGAAGCCGAACGGCGCAAAGCCAGCCTGCGGAAAGCGCTGGAAGAGAGCGAACGCCTGACGCGATTGGCAAGCAACCCCCTGCTGCTAACGATTATCGTGCTGATTCACCGCTACCAGGCGATTTTACCGCGCGATCGCCACAAACTCTACGATAAAGCTGTCGAAACCCTGATAACCGCTTGGGATGCAAACAAAGAAATCAGCAGCGAAAAATCCCTGAAATATCTCAACTTAGACGACGTGCGGCGGTTGATGGAACGCCTCGCCTACTGGATTCACAGCCAAGGCGGAACCGGCGACGCAGAGGGCGGTACGCTGATTGACCGAGACGAGTTACTGGAGCAGTTGACCGCCGAAATCAAGCAGGTGGCGGGCGTGGAGCGGTATAAAGCAGCGGAGGAAGCGAAGCGGTTTATAACTTTAGTGCGAGACAGAACCGGATTGCTCAACGAACAGGGACAAGATTGTTACGCCTTCGTCCATAAAACCTTTCAGGAATATCTCTGCGCCCAAGAAATCCAGTATCGGCATGACGAGGAGGATTTTGAGGTCGTTATCGAACACATCCAAGAACACCTGCACGACCCGCACTGGCAGGAAGTTTTGCTTTTGCTCGTCGCCCAGCAGAAACCGAAGAAGGCAATTCGAGCGATTCGCGCGATTCTGGAACGGGGGAGCGAGTACGAATGCTGGCTGCATCACGATTTGCTGTTTGCCAGTCGTTGTTTGGGAGAATTTTCCAAGGGATTGTTAGCGGCGGATGGGGCGTTGGTGGGGGAGATTTTGCAGCGTTTGGTGGCGTTGGAGGTGGATAAGCGAGTTGGGTGGAAGGTTGGAGGGCAGGTTTTTAAAGTTCTCTGCAAGTTGGGCGAGACGGAGTTGGAAGGACAGGCGCTGAAGTTGTTGAAGGCGAGAAAAAGTGAGATTGGTAAGAGTAGATTGCAACAATATCAAGCCGCTCTTGGCGAAGAAGAGGTTGCTATTCAAGCCTTGCTATCCTGTTTCCAGGATAAGGATTCAAGCGTGCGCTGGAGGGCTGCGAATACTTTGGGGAAATTGAGAAACAGCAACCCTGCTGTCATCGAAGCCCTACTCAAATGCCTCCAAGATAAGGATCCAAGGGTGCGCTGGAAGACTGCGGAAGCTTTGCAGAATTGGGGAAACAGCAACCCTGCTGTCATCGAAGCCCTACTCAAATGCCTCCAAGATGAGCATCGACTCGTACGCTCGAGTGCTGCGGAAGCTTTGCGGAAATTGGGAAACAGCAACCCCGCTGTCATCGAAGCCTTACTCAAATGCCTCCAAGATGAGCATTCACTCGTACGCTGGAAGACTGCGGAAGCTTTGCAGAATTGGGGAAACAGCAACCCCACTGTCATCGAAGCCTTACTCAAATGCCTCCAAGATGAGCATCCACTCGTACGCTGGAAGACTGCGGAAGCTTTGCAGAATTGGGAAAACAGCAACCCCCCTGTCATCGAAGCCTTACTCAAATGCCTCCAGGATAAGGATTCAAACGTGCGATCGAGTGCTGCGGGAGCTTTGGGGAAATTGGGAAATAGCAACCCCCCTGTCATCGAAGCCTTACTCAAATGCCTCCAGGATAAGGATTCAAGCTTGCGCTCGAGTGCTGCGGGAGCTTTGGGGAAATTAGGAAATAGCAACCCCCCTGTCATCGAAGCCTTACTCTCCTGCCTCCAAGATAAGGATTCAAGCTTGCGCTCGAGTGCTGCGGATGCTTTAGGGAATTTGGGAAACAGCAACCCTGCTGTCATCAAAGCTTTACTCTCCTGCCTCCAAGATAAGGATTCAAGCTTGCGCTGGAGTGCTGCGGAAGCTTTGGGGAAATTGGGAAACAGCAACCCCACTGTCATCGAAGCCTTACTCGAATGCCTTCAGGAGCCTTTATTGACCTCGAATGCTTTGGGGGAATTAGGCAAACAAAGCGATGTTATTCTTCCCGCCCTCGAACAGTGGTTGCAACAATACCAAGATACAGAATTTATCGGCGCTGGAATTGATGCGCTGTGGCAGTTGGTAGAGGAACAGTAA
- a CDS encoding PIN domain-containing protein — protein MRVLFCLVDRTQPKHEAYKSKILTLSSPLITTWACLTEAMYLALHRGGWVLQNELGKLLLNGLLSIYEIQNSDYNRLFELMEKYRDRPMDLADATLVLAAEKTGYRKILTIDSDFFFYLIGDRDTFDIIPV, from the coding sequence ATGCGTGTTTTATTTTGTCTGGTCGATCGCACTCAGCCTAAGCATGAAGCCTACAAAAGCAAAATACTAACGCTGAGTTCTCCCTTAATAACAACCTGGGCTTGTTTGACTGAAGCCATGTATCTTGCGCTGCATCGTGGGGGATGGGTGTTGCAAAATGAGTTAGGAAAACTGTTACTGAACGGATTACTAAGTATTTACGAAATTCAAAACAGCGATTATAATCGCTTGTTTGAGTTAATGGAAAAATATCGCGATCGCCCGATGGATTTAGCCGATGCGACGTTAGTTTTAGCAGCAGAAAAAACTGGATATCGTAAAATTCTGACAATAGATTCGGATTTCTTCTTCTATTTAATTGGCGATCGCGACACTTTTGATATTATTCCAGTGTAG
- a CDS encoding helix-turn-helix transcriptional regulator yields the protein MGAIRLRVKELAEEKGWTLKEVSERSGIPYSTVKNYSRSSRLSTVDYTALQKFARLFDVAIEEVVEVLEE from the coding sequence ATGGGCGCGATTCGGTTAAGGGTAAAAGAACTGGCAGAAGAGAAGGGTTGGACGCTCAAAGAAGTGTCCGAGCGATCGGGAATTCCTTACAGTACAGTTAAAAATTATTCGCGTTCTTCTCGGCTTTCGACAGTAGACTATACAGCGCTTCAGAAATTCGCTCGCCTTTTTGATGTTGCGATTGAAGAAGTTGTTGAAGTGTTAGAAGAGTAA
- a CDS encoding helix-turn-helix transcriptional regulator, translating into MGAIRLRVKELAEEKGWTLKEVSERSGIPYSTVKKYAQVSRLATVDYTALQKLARLFDVAIEEVVEVLEE; encoded by the coding sequence ATGGGAGCGATTCGGTTAAGGGTGAAAGAACTGGCAGAGGAGAAGGGCTGGACGCTCAAAGAAGTGTCCGAGCGATCGGGAATTCCTTACAGTACAGTTAAAAAATACGCCCAAGTTTCTCGTCTAGCGACGGTAGATTATACGGCACTTCAGAAACTCGCTCGCCTTTTTGATGTTGCGATTGAAGAAGTCGTCGAAGTTTTGGAAGAGTGA